The sequence below is a genomic window from Campylobacter concisus.
CGCGATGAATGAAGGATGCGATCTAAATTTAGTCGTTAGCTCAAGCGATACAGCAAGAATTCAAGAGTCGCACATCTTTTTTATACACACGATCTGCCAAGCCGTAGATGAGGCTTTTAGGGGCTAAAATGCAAGAAGCGATGGATAAATTTTTAAGTGATCCTAGCCAGCAAAATGAGATAAATTTGATATCGGCTTTAAAAAAGGCTACTTTTTTTGCTCCGGTGCTTTTAAATCAAGCGCTTGCAAAGCCTAATGGTGGCGTAGTTTATGAGGAGGAGGGCTCAAATATTAAATTTATCCTACTTGAAGATGAGGGCGAGAAGCTTAGCTATTTTCCGGCATTTACGAGCAAAGAGGCGATGAAGCTTTGGCGAAACGACAGCGAGCAAGAAAGCATTGAGATAGGGCTAAAGGAGTATCTTGCGATGCTAAAAGAGAGCAGCTACGCTGGAGTCGTGGTTGATGCTTTTAGCTATGATTTTATTCTTAAAAAAGAGCAGATAGCAAGAATTTTAGACTAAAATTTTCATCGCACTATTGCCAAAGTCGCTGATTTACTATTTAGCAAGTTTTTATTAATTTTAAGCTAAAATCAGTCAAGCTAAATTTAAGGAAAAAAATGAAAGACAATCTACTTGAATTAACCCAAGATATCGCGTCTGTTGATATCGAAGAGTCTATAAAAACTAGCTATCTTGACTACTCCATGAGCGTCATCGTTGGACGTGCTTTACCTGACGCTAGAGACGGATTAAAGCCAGTTCATAGAAGAATTTTATACGCTATGGATAATCTTGGCGTTGGTAGCAGAAGCGCCTATATGAAGTCAGCTCGTATCGTCGGTGAAGTCATCGGTAAGTATCACCCGCACGGCGATACAGCTGTTTATGATGCACTTGTTCGTATGGCTCAGAAATTTTCTATGCGTTATCCAGTAGTTGACGGGCAAGGAAACTTTGGCTCAATAGATGGCGACAGCGCAGCTGCGATGCGTTATACAGAAGCTAGAATGACAATGCTTACTGAAGAGCTTTTAAAAGATATCGACAAAGACACGGTTGATTTTGTGCCAAACTATGACGATAGAGAGGTCGAACCAGATGTGCTTCCAAGCCGTGTGCCAAATTTATTGCTAAACGGCTCAAGCGGTATCGCGGTTGGTATGGCAACAAATATCCCACCACACAGCCTTGATGAGCTAATAGATGGTCTTTTGCTACTTCTTGAAAACAAAGAGGCGACACTTGAAGAGGTAATGGAATTTATAAAAGGTCCAGACTTCCCAACTGGTGGTATCATCTTTGGTAAAAAAGGCATCATAGAGGCCTACCGCACAGGTCGCGGCAGGGTCAAACTAAGAGCCAAAACTCACATAGAAAAAAAGCCAAACAAAGATGTCATCGTCATCGACGAGCTACCTTATCAAACAAACAAAGCAAGGCTCATCGAGCAGATCGCCGAGCTTGTAAAAGATAAGCAGATAGAGGGCATCAGCGAGGTTAGAGATGAGTCTGACAAAGACGGCATCCGCGTCGTTATCGAGCTAAAACGTGACGCTATGAGCGACATCGTGCTAAATAACTTATTTAAATCAACCACTATGGAGAGCACTTTTGGCGTTATTATGCTTGCTATTAACAACAAAGAGCCAAAGGTATTTAACCTTATTGAGCTACTTAAGCTATTTTTAAATCACAGAAAAACGGTTATCATTAGAAGAACGATATTTGAGCTTGAAAAAGCGCGCGCAAGAGCCCACATTTTAGAGGGTCTAAAGATCGCACTTGATAACATCGACGAGGTGATCGAGCTTATTAGAAATAGTGCTGATACGGCGGTTGCTAGAGAAGGCTTGATGAGTAAATTTAACCTCTCAGAGCTTCAAGCAAACGCTATCCTTGATATGCGCCTAAGCAAGCTTACAGGCCTAGAGAGAGAAAAACTAGAGGCTGAGCTAGCTGAGCTTATGGCTGAGATCGCAAGACTTGATGAAATTTTAAAAAGTGAGACATTGCTTGAAAATTTGATCAAAGAAGAGCTTCTTGAGATCAAAAATAAATTTAAAGTACCAAGAGTGACTGAGATTGTTGATGACTACGATGATATCGACATCGAAGATCTCATACCAAATGAAAATATGGTCGTAACTATAACCCACCGCGGCTACATCAAGCGTGTGCCAAGCAAGCAGTACGAGAAGCAAAAACGCGGCGGCAAGGGCAAAGTAGCGGTCACGACATACGATGATGACTTTATAGAGAGTTTCTTTACTTCAAATACTCACGATACGCTTATGTTTGTGACTGACCGCGGACAGCTATACTGGCTAAAAGTCTATAAGATCCCAGAGGGAAGCCGCACAGCAAAGGGCAAAGCGGTTGTAAATTTGATCCAGTTGCAGCCTGATGAGAAGATCAAAGCGATCATCCCAACGACCGACTTTGACGAGAGTAAATCGCTAGCATTCTTTACTAAAAATGGCATCGTAAAACGCACAAATTTAAGCGAGTTTAAAAATATCCGCTCAGTTGGCGTAAGAGCTATAAGCCTCGATGAGAACGACGAGCTAGTAACTGCGCTCATCGCTCAAACATATGATGATATGCCAGTAACTGACCCTGAAAACGAGCTAAGCATTGAGAGTGAAGTTCTTGAGATAGAAGAGATACAAAACGAGATCGACGAAGATAATGTAAATGCTGAAGAGGACGCAAATTCAAGCGATGAGACAATGCTATTTGTCGTTACTAAAAAGGGTATGTGCCTTAAATTTAAGATCAGTAAGGTTCGCCAAATGGGAAGAACTGCTCGCGGCGTAACAGGCATTAAATTTAAAGAGCCAGGCGATGAGGTCGTAGGTGCAGCAGTCATCGAAAGCAATGATCAAGAAATTTTAAGCATATCTCAAAAAGGTATCGGCAAGCGCACAACCGCTGATGAGTACCGCTTGACAAACCGCGGCGGCAAAGGCGTCATCTGTATGAAACTAACAAGCAGAACAGGCGATCTGGTAGGCGTTGTGATGGTTGATGAAGAGCAAGATCTTATGGCTCTAACATCAAGCGGTAAGATGATAAGAGTTGATATGCAAAGCATCCGCAAAGCAGGACGTAACACAAGCGGCGTTATCGTCGTAAATGTCGATGGCGATGATGTTGTAAGCATCGCAAGATGCCCTAAGGCAGATGATGGCGAAGATGAGGATGAAGCACCAAGCGAAGATATGGGGCTTTTGGAATAAATTTTGCTATTAAATTTTAAATAAAAGCATAAAAAAGGTTGTTTATGAAGGTTAAAATTTTATCTTTTGCTTTGATGGTTGCTATTTTTGGCGGTTGCTCATTTAATGGCTTTATGGGCGAGCCAACTAGCACATCAAACCGCAACGTAGTCATCCAAAAGGTCGATAAAGACGATCTTAGAGAGGTGATGAAAAAAGAGAAGATGATATATGATAGCGCTCCAAGAGAGACCACTTTTAGAGCCACAGGCGAGGGCATAGCTCCGCTAAATTCGCTCTCGTACGCTCAGTCAGTCACTCTTGCAAAAAGAGCGGCGATGGCTGATGCTTATTCGCAGCTTGCAGGCAAGCTTTATGGCGTAAAGATCAACGCTGAAGACACCGTAAGAGATGCGATGCTAAACGACTCATCTATCACTTCAAAGGTTCAAGGACTTGTTAAAAACGCAAGGATCGTGAATGAAAATTTCAAAGACGGGCTTTATAAGGTAAATATGGAGCTTAAGATAGACGAAGATAAGTGGCGAGAAGTCTTTTCTTACTAACTATATTTTTAAATTTCGCCTTTTGCCTAGAGGAGTTTATCTTCTGGGCAAAGGTCGATACAAAAAACCAAATAGTTGCTTTTGAAGAAATTTCATTTTCAAAGGCGATGACTTTAACATCAAATCCAAAACCAAAATTTCTTTGCCAGATAGACGCTTTTAAAGATGAAAACACCACAACTCTTGGCTTTTTAAATTTACATAAAGATGAAATTTTTGACTGCTTTGCCTTAAAAAAAGTGATGATAAAAAATGAGCTTAATGTCAAAAATGCACAGATCTCAAACGCTTCAAATTTGAAAATTTTGCCAGTTAGGTTTATGGTGGAATTTAAGCCAAAATCCGCTATCATCGGCATACTTCAATAAAAAAGAGATCAAATGAATATCGTCATAGTAGAAGATGACATCAATATGCGAAAGTCGCTTGAGATCGCACTTGGCGAGTATGAAGAGCTAAATATAAAAAGCTATAAGAGCGCAGTTGAAGCCCTAAAAAAGCTAAGCGATGACACTGATCTAATCATCACCGATATAAACATGCCAAAGATGGACGGACTTGAGTTCATTAAAGAACTAAATGGCAAATTTGACGTCATCATAATGACAGGAAACGCGACACTTAATAAGGCGATAGAAAGCGTTAGGCTCGGCGTAAAGGACTTTTTAACCAAGCCGTTTGACGTCTCAACGCTTTACGAGGCGATAAAAAGGGTCGAGCTTCTTAAGCAAAAAACTCCAAAAACTATAAAAAAAATAGAAATAAAAAGCGAAAATAACGACTTTTTAGCCACTTCAAAGGCACTTGAAGCGACGCTAAATATCGCACTAAAAGCTGCAAGAACCGATGCTTCAATAATGCTTAGTGGCGAAAGCGGCGTTGGTAAGGAGGTCTTTGCTAAATTTATCCACGCAAACTCACCTAGAAAAGATGCAGCATTTGTTGCTTTAAATATGGCGGCGATTCCTGAAAATTTGATAGAAAGTGAGCTTTTTGGCTTTGAAAAGGGTGCCTTTACTGATGCTGCGACTACCAAAAAAGGGCAGTTTGAGCTGGCAAATGGAGGAACGCTATTTTTAGATGAGATCGGCGAGATGCCTATAAATTTACAACCAAAGCTGCTTCGTGCCTTGCAGGAGCGCGAGATAACAAGACTTGGCGCTACAAAGAGCGAAAAGATAGACGTTCGCATTATCTGCGCTACAAATGCAAATTTAGAGCTTGCGATGAAGGAGGGCAGATTTAGAGAGGATCTTTTTTACCGCCTAAACACAATCCCACTTTTTATACCGCCACTTCGCGAGCGAAAGGATGAAATTTTGCCTATCGCGCAGGATACTTTAGAAAAGTGCTGCAAAGAGTATGGCTTTGAGGCTAAAAATTTCTCAAAATTGGCAAAAGAGGAACTTTTGAGCTATGACTATCCAGGCAACATAAGAGAGCTCATCTCAGTCGTACAGCGTGCAGCGATACTAAGTGAGGGTGATGAAATTTTGCCAAAAGATCTATTTTTACAAGCCAGAAGCAAAAAATAGCCATAAATTTAAGTAAAATTACGAAAATTAAAAAAATAAGGAGAGCAGATGAGAAAATTTAACGTAGCAGTCGTTGGTGCTACTGGAGCGGTCGGCGAAGAGCTTTTTAGAGTGATGGAAGAGGTTGAGTTTCCAGTTGGAGAGCTTTTGCCGCTTGCTAGCGCAAAAAGTGCTGGTAGTGAGATCGAATTTAATGGCAAATATTACAAAGTAAAAGAGCTAACCGAAAAGGTTTTTAGTGAGCATGAGATTGATATTGCTTTTTTTAGTGCGGGCGGTTCAGTCTCAGAGAAATTTGCCAAATTTGCAGCTGATAGTGGCGCAGTAGTCATCGATAACACCAGCCATTTTAGGATGGATAAAGACATTCCTCTTGTTGTGCCAGAGTGTAATCCAAGTGATATAGCTATGTGGAAAAATCGCGGTATCATCGCAAATCCAAACTGCTCGACTATCCAAATGGTGCAAATTTTAAAACCACTAAACGATGCTTTTAGTATCAATAGAGTCGATGTCTCTACTTACCAAGCAGCAAGCGGTGCTGGCAAAGAGGGCATGGAAGAGCTTGTCGTTCAGATGCAAAAATTCTTTGAGTTTAAGCTTGATGAGTGTGAGCCAAAGGTATTTGCGCACCGCCTAGCACTAAACGTGATCCCTCACATCGACGTCTTTTTGGATAACGACTACACAAAAGAAGAGATGAAAATGGTCAATGAAACGCAAAAAATTCTTCACAAAGATATCGAAGTTAGCGCTACCTGTGTGCGTGTGCCAGTGCTTAGAAGCCACTCAGAGGCGATCACTATCCACTTTGATAAGGATGTAAGTGCGGATGCAGCGAGAGAAATTTTAAGCAAAGCTCCAAGTGTCGTCGTAGTCGATAATCCGGCAAATAAAGAGTATCCGATGCCTATCATTTCAAGCGATACAAATGAGACTTATGTCGGCAGGATCAGAGTTGATAATTACAGACCTAATGTGCTTCATCTTTGGTGTAGTGCCGATCAGATCCGCGTAGGAGCTGCGACAAATGCCGTCAGGATCGCGCAAAAGTGGATCGCGATGCAAGAGTAAATAAAAAGGATTCTTATTGCGTAAGATATTTGAAAAAATTTTGCTTGCTAGCAACAGCTTTACACTTTTTCCAGTAGTTTTTGGACTTTTAGGTGCGATCGTGCTTTTTATCATCGCAAGTTACGACGTCGGCAAGGTACTTTTAGAGGTTTATAAATATTTCTTTGCTGCAGATTTTCACGTTGAAAATTTCCACTCAGAGGTCGTTGGCGAGATAGTTGGAGCGATCGATCTATACTTGATGGCACTTGTT
It includes:
- a CDS encoding SseB family protein, with product MQEAMDKFLSDPSQQNEINLISALKKATFFAPVLLNQALAKPNGGVVYEEEGSNIKFILLEDEGEKLSYFPAFTSKEAMKLWRNDSEQESIEIGLKEYLAMLKESSYAGVVVDAFSYDFILKKEQIARILD
- the gyrA gene encoding DNA gyrase subunit A, translated to MKDNLLELTQDIASVDIEESIKTSYLDYSMSVIVGRALPDARDGLKPVHRRILYAMDNLGVGSRSAYMKSARIVGEVIGKYHPHGDTAVYDALVRMAQKFSMRYPVVDGQGNFGSIDGDSAAAMRYTEARMTMLTEELLKDIDKDTVDFVPNYDDREVEPDVLPSRVPNLLLNGSSGIAVGMATNIPPHSLDELIDGLLLLLENKEATLEEVMEFIKGPDFPTGGIIFGKKGIIEAYRTGRGRVKLRAKTHIEKKPNKDVIVIDELPYQTNKARLIEQIAELVKDKQIEGISEVRDESDKDGIRVVIELKRDAMSDIVLNNLFKSTTMESTFGVIMLAINNKEPKVFNLIELLKLFLNHRKTVIIRRTIFELEKARARAHILEGLKIALDNIDEVIELIRNSADTAVAREGLMSKFNLSELQANAILDMRLSKLTGLEREKLEAELAELMAEIARLDEILKSETLLENLIKEELLEIKNKFKVPRVTEIVDDYDDIDIEDLIPNENMVVTITHRGYIKRVPSKQYEKQKRGGKGKVAVTTYDDDFIESFFTSNTHDTLMFVTDRGQLYWLKVYKIPEGSRTAKGKAVVNLIQLQPDEKIKAIIPTTDFDESKSLAFFTKNGIVKRTNLSEFKNIRSVGVRAISLDENDELVTALIAQTYDDMPVTDPENELSIESEVLEIEEIQNEIDEDNVNAEEDANSSDETMLFVVTKKGMCLKFKISKVRQMGRTARGVTGIKFKEPGDEVVGAAVIESNDQEILSISQKGIGKRTTADEYRLTNRGGKGVICMKLTSRTGDLVGVVMVDEEQDLMALTSSGKMIRVDMQSIRKAGRNTSGVIVVNVDGDDVVSIARCPKADDGEDEDEAPSEDMGLLE
- a CDS encoding LPP20 family lipoprotein; translation: MKVKILSFALMVAIFGGCSFNGFMGEPTSTSNRNVVIQKVDKDDLREVMKKEKMIYDSAPRETTFRATGEGIAPLNSLSYAQSVTLAKRAAMADAYSQLAGKLYGVKINAEDTVRDAMLNDSSITSKVQGLVKNARIVNENFKDGLYKVNMELKIDEDKWREVFSY
- a CDS encoding sigma-54-dependent transcriptional regulator, with amino-acid sequence MNIVIVEDDINMRKSLEIALGEYEELNIKSYKSAVEALKKLSDDTDLIITDINMPKMDGLEFIKELNGKFDVIIMTGNATLNKAIESVRLGVKDFLTKPFDVSTLYEAIKRVELLKQKTPKTIKKIEIKSENNDFLATSKALEATLNIALKAARTDASIMLSGESGVGKEVFAKFIHANSPRKDAAFVALNMAAIPENLIESELFGFEKGAFTDAATTKKGQFELANGGTLFLDEIGEMPINLQPKLLRALQEREITRLGATKSEKIDVRIICATNANLELAMKEGRFREDLFYRLNTIPLFIPPLRERKDEILPIAQDTLEKCCKEYGFEAKNFSKLAKEELLSYDYPGNIRELISVVQRAAILSEGDEILPKDLFLQARSKK
- a CDS encoding aspartate-semialdehyde dehydrogenase gives rise to the protein MRKFNVAVVGATGAVGEELFRVMEEVEFPVGELLPLASAKSAGSEIEFNGKYYKVKELTEKVFSEHEIDIAFFSAGGSVSEKFAKFAADSGAVVIDNTSHFRMDKDIPLVVPECNPSDIAMWKNRGIIANPNCSTIQMVQILKPLNDAFSINRVDVSTYQAASGAGKEGMEELVVQMQKFFEFKLDECEPKVFAHRLALNVIPHIDVFLDNDYTKEEMKMVNETQKILHKDIEVSATCVRVPVLRSHSEAITIHFDKDVSADAAREILSKAPSVVVVDNPANKEYPMPIISSDTNETYVGRIRVDNYRPNVLHLWCSADQIRVGAATNAVRIAQKWIAMQE